One Phaseolus vulgaris cultivar G19833 chromosome 4, P. vulgaris v2.0, whole genome shotgun sequence DNA window includes the following coding sequences:
- the LOC137838101 gene encoding uncharacterized protein yields MGNILCRGGLLSDGATGYDPYHVQLGKHAVIFLSEKQVTMQQNGGLLEKWNITYEVGVSVCALELTRLVNTSAEVKGLILQLRSEIPKSNRTLSEFDFYLDVQNINEDDFLVYPRWFAVCGVHTTTSLNQNKKTNKSGSVTDIDMYLYGEGHKGGLIVLERKKKNGHQLPYELTLAHYHATGSGINDYRKIKPDFGLSIIAKIRSIGGNLTIMVDGPEQHPSSALLYMFDEVSRNGYWYREMCPHCAKNPKKQNGALWLSESEDSDNTPKGPSFSGGGKNTRVISNGGKFGGDGNGNFYERNIFNLIYQLQHSDSNKLGGRKYM; encoded by the coding sequence ATGGGTAACATTCTTTGCAGAGGTGGTCTTCTCAGCGATGGTGCCACTGGGTATGATCCTTACCATGTTCAGTTGGGAAAACATGCTGTCATTTTTTTGTCAGAAAAACAGGTCACCATGCAACAAAACGGAGGACTCTTGGAGAAGTGGAACATCACATACGAAGTAGGAGTTTCAGTCTGTGCACTAGAACTAACAAGACTCGTCAACACTTCTGCTGAGGTCAAGGGTTTAATCTTACAACTCCGAAGCGAAATACCCAAAAGTAATAGAACTCTTTCAGAGTTCGACTTCTATTTAGACGTGCAAAACATAAATGAAGACGATTTTCTGGTATATCCACGCTGGTTCGCCGTCTGTGGCGTTCACACAACAACATCGCTCAATCAAAACAAAAAGACAAACAAATCCGGCAGTGTTACGGACATCGACATGTACTTGTACGGTGAAGGACACAAAGGAGGTCTTATTGTTCTcgaaaggaagaaaaagaatggCCATCAACTACCTTATGAATTGACTCTTGCGCATTATCATGCTACTGGTTCAGGTATTAATGATTACCGTAAGATTAAACCAGATTTTGGCCTTTCAATAATCGCAAAGATTCGATCAATCGGTGGCAATTTGACCATAATGGTGGATGGTCCTGAGCAGCACCCTTCTTCTGCATTATTGTACATGTTCGATGAAGTCAGTAGAAACGGATACTGGTACCGTGAAATGTGCCCTCACTGCGCTAAAAATCCAAAGAAGCAAAATGGAGCCCTGTGGCTGTCTGAGAGTGAAGACAGTGATAATACTCCCAAAGGGCCATCTTTTAGTGGCGGCGGCAAAAATACAAGAGTGATTTCCAATGGTGGTAAGTTTGGGGGTGATGGTAATGGTAATTTCTATGagagaaatatttttaatctgATTTATCAGCTTCAACACAGTGACAGCAACAAGCTTGGTGGAAGAAAATATATGTAG